The genomic interval ACTCTTCGCACCGCCAACATTGGTTACAGTTCTCTTCACGGTTACTGTTCCATTGAGCTTGGCGATTGCCAAGGATGGGTAGTTGAGGTTATACATTGGGCTTGTGTCAAAGCATTTGAATGCTGGATTTAGAACGAAAGATCCATTGTCGCATAGGAAGAGAAAGTAATCGGTGATGGAGGCATCGTAAACCAGCCCTGGATCTGCCGCCTTCGTCGGCCGGAAGTGTCCCGCTCCGTAATCCAGGGGCCTTGCCCGATCGCCGGATTCTGTAGTTATCGGCGTTCCCATGTTGTTCTCCAGCCCGGCTGCGAAAACTTAAATATTGAGTCTAGATATATACACAGAATGAGAAGTGAATGTATAAATACTTCGATTTTTGTGTGATGAACGTGTGGAGGGTAATGTATGAGTCTACAAATACTTAAGTAAGAAGTCATGCCTGGTAGGGCCGACTGAACTAATTGATATATTGAATGGtaaaatatgttaataatgtGTTACCAGTGGTGATCAGTGCAGATCTTATGGCGGCGCTGCTCCAAGAAGGGTGGATGGCTCTGAGAAGGGCAGCAGCAGCTGCCACATGAGGGCAAGACATAGAGGTTCCAGAAATTATGTTATACTTAGTTATACGATGATCATCTATAAGATTTGTGGGGGAAGACTCTTCACTCCATGCTGCTAATATATTAAGTCCTGGGGCAATGATGTCAGGctacaaaagaagaaaagttaCAAACATGAAAGCAGTGtggtataaaattataaatatatatacacagaactctttactttttaaaaattgtacTAATTACCCTACTATTGAAAAgtcatatcaaaatattaccCTGGATATTAAATTTACCTCGCATGAGATATCCCTAaagttatataaaattataagaatttctTGAAGATTATTCGTTTGAGGAGAGATTACTGTAAATTCCAAAATATAGGGTAAACACTATAATTTAGTAAAACTTCGTAGATGTCAGCgtaatattttactttttgaaAACTCTCCTTCTAGCCCAAAAAAATGATGCCAAACACAGCCCTAGATGCATGAAACAGGGTTCTGAGCCCTAATGTTGAAAGATTTAATCAACACGGTGTTATTATGGTATTACCTTGAGAAGGTCTGGGGTGACCACATTCGGACCCCTGCCGGAGAAGGCAGCGACAACTGGTGCCGGTTTATTGTGTAAAACAGTCCTTGCCGGAGCAATGTACGCCATCGGCTTATCGGTGGAGTTAATATACTTGAGAATTTTTATGGTCGCATCTGAGTTCACTGCAGTTGCCGGCAGAACATGAGCATCGATCGCCAATTCGGTGATGTACGGGCTATTACCCAAGACGAGGCCAACACCACCGGCTCCTCTCACCTCGACGCCTTTTCCGACTCTGGATCCGTTTCCTCTCAAGCACATCACTATCTTCCCtttcgtcttctccggcgaaaGAGATCCAGGTAGGCATTGCCTGCAAAACATTGATTCTTTGttcaattttccattttttcacTGCTTTGGGAGCTgaaaacacttattttggtTTATATGTAGCTTTTATCTAAAAGAAAACGTAAAAGCACATTTTGTATTTGTTATATCCCAAAACTAAACTAATTgaaatcaatttttcataaaaagttCCACAGAAATTATCAAATGTGTTTTGTTTTCAGAATTAGAGAACagttttgaaatcataattggaatatatatatatatatatatgcatatatgttttGTTGAAAACATaagggatgaagaagaaggatatTACCCTGCATCATCAACATTGGACAGGCGATCAGGCTTTGCTACCTGTGTTGCATACACTAGTGGgtacattttctttttaagcttGTATGGACTTATTGTTTGTCCCTGTAAAGAACAACAGGAATGTATGTCAAGCAACTACACAAAGTCTGTTTATCCtagtatttttcaattttcatgcACCCTCCCAATCTTCGTATAATAAGACCTTAATTAGAGTACTTTGTCTGTTGTAAATTTATCCACGGataattatttgatttgtaTGATGTTTAAAATATGAAGATTATTTTTCGTATTTATATCAAATCTTAAGCTATATGgtgtaaaatatgaaatttatttttttttttattctaaagaTTCAACCTTCAACAGTTAAAAGGACCTATAAAAAGCTAAAAATTACCTCAATTTTCATTCCATTCCCAAGCCAAAGAGGTGCCAGAAACGATCGGTCCACGCTGCTTGCACCAACCGTGATCATCCACGGTGCTGTATTAACCACCGTCTTAGCGGCCGGCCCATCGTTTCCGGCGGAACAAACAACCACAATGTTGCGCTTGGTGGCAAAAAAAGACGCCATCGCAGTTACATCCGCATTAATCGGCATAGGCCCGTTTGGCCCAATTGACATGCTGAGCACATGAACGCCGTCGCCGACAGCATCGTCCATGGCCGCTAGTATGTCTTCGTCGAAGCACGTGGTGTCTTTGAGTTTGCCGTCGGCTGGAACCACCCAGCAAGCTTTGTAGATGGCTAGATGTACTAGTGGTGCACCGCCAGAGGCGGTACCGCGGGCAAAGCCGCCAAGCGCCGCCACGTTCTTAACACGCCGGCCGCCAACGGTGGATGATGTGTGAGTTCCATGGCCGTCCTTGTCGCGAGGAGATCGGTATTCTAGCGAAGTGTTTAGCAGGCCATAATGCGTTTCATAGCCTCTAAGGTAATACCGAGCTCCAATTATCTTCctgcaattaaaaaatgtaaatgtGTGGTTTATTCCTTGCAGAAACAtatgattaagatgatttgatGAGGTAATTAAAAGAATGATATATTCTTGTTTTGATGTAGaataacatcattttatatatatcaaaatgttATATGAAATCTTTTGTTTATGgtaacaataattttaaaatataaataagtgaCTTAATTAGTggtgttatttattttcaagtcattgAATCTAAAATTTGCTGCTCActttggttaaatttttttcactaaattttgtatttctaTATTAAACTACCCTtcttttatgcatatatatatatatatgggctgGATAAAGAAGGTAAGTCTATACTCACTTGTTACAATGTGAAGAGTTAAAAGCATCTCCTGTTTGGCAGATTCCTTCCCATGATTTTGGAATGGGTTCCATTCCTTCATCCTCGAAACTCTTTGATTCCGGCCAGATCCCTAACAAACGCTTTGCTTATCAATATTTTCATCTACATTAATTTATCATCTACATATGCTATAAAAGaaccaagaaaatatttcataattgtGTAGGGATACACATCATAAGAAActttatatacatgaataatGATGTTGAGATACTAATAATGGTATGTAATATCGGGGTCCTATATATATggtaataaaatttgaaaattcagaAGATTTATGAAGTGAACAGtactcaacaaataaaataatgatgGGTTTTAAATGCATTTAATTAGAACCAGCAAACAAATATATTTCTCCTTGGGATTGCATACGTAAATAAtcgcattaattaattaattaccactGTCCAAGAGGCCAACTATGACATTTCTGCCATATCTTGCTTTCAGCAGCAATTCATCGTCTTTCTTCCTTTGGTTCAGTAGCCCCTTCCCAGCATCTTCTAAACCAAGAAATTCCCATGATCTTGTAGTTTGCAGAGAGTATCGTCCTGGTTGGCTAGGGAACACAGATTTCACTTCATCCAGTTCTGACAGCAGGATGGAATTAAACCATAAATATATTCTTCATATAATTAgcacaatatatattatttacccTCTTTTTCTCTTCATAATTATTCCTTATCTAGAAGAGAGTTtgaaaggaaattaattaacccattatttattattattaattagtaGATTTTAGTTACCAGAGAGTTTGGAGGCTTCATCTGGAGTGAGCACTGCAGCAAAGCCATTGATAGTGTTCTTGTAACTGTAAAGAAGAGAGGCCTTGGCTTCTTCCTTAGTTTCTTTCACAGACAACAGATAAGAGTGATGGCTTTCCTCAATCTCATGGAATGTTTTCTCTCCACTGTGCTCCCCAAACAATGCGATATACACCTGTTAATTACAAGCACAAATCAAAAACTtgctatatataaattaaattttttatcttctgatgggaatttcaaaaaaatgtatTTGTAACTGAAAAACcccttaattttctattttctatttgaaaATAAACCCCTTTTGCAATCTTcatgtttttataaaaaaaaataaaaaaatctaagaaaCAAGCCTTGATTTTCATGATTAAACCATCTCTAAACTGTTGTTTAACAGATACAAGAGTGATAACGAATAAGGATTTATCAAATGAAAATAACGAAAAAGGGAAAAGTGAAAGAACTGGCCTCATATCGAAACCTCTTCTCTATTCCAATTTTAGTCTAATTGTATggttcttataaaaaaaaacatttaaacatcaaatttagTATTCTTTGTTTATAATATTTGTATAAATGCAAATGAAATACGCAAATCTAAAGAAAGAGAGTATGCATCAAGAAGAAAATTGCATACCTGTGGCTTAGTGCTTGAAACCAAGCAAGAGGatagacgaagaagaagaggaagaagctgCAAAAAGAAAATCCCAGTTTTGTCCATTGTTGATGCCAGGAACTATAGCAACTTGAGGTTGCATATagtggtgtatatatataaaacttttttagttttattttctgGCAATTAATTAATGCTCTCTACCTGTATTGCGTAAATTAAAAACCAATCAAGGAAACTTACAAAAGATAGATAATAACTTCCGTTACAAATGCAAGTATTTTCCCTTCTCTCCTCGATTTGGTAATTGAGATTGTGAATATGCTATTTTGCAATGTTGAGTAATCAAACAGTTCGGCTTATAAAACTTTAGCAATTGTATATTTCCactgtcatttttttatatatggcaagtttttttttttttcctcatttgtTGTAGTCTATTCTCAAGGTGAAGTTCTCCCAGAAGAAGTACCATTTTCCGAGTACCATTTTCCGAGGAGAATAAGTTTTCTCAAAGGAAATTAAAGTTCTCCCAAACAATAAAGGTCACCTGATGGTACATTCTTCACGTCAAGCATTACACAATATAACTCGGTTGAGTATTTTTTTAGGAAAACAACACGGGAGTTCTTTTCCTAGACAATTATGCCTTATCATTGCCCCGTGCAATGATAACTCACCTCAAGGCACTTTTTTTTCGCTTAGCCCAAGATGTAACACCtgggaataatttgaggataaagatgatatttgataaagggcataaatggaattgtagaaaaaataagactataggacacactaacacagctttggacgaccaaATTAGTCTGAGGGAGTACCTCAgaccctagataattaagaaaaaaatggtatagtatcatcgagtagaataaattatgatttttggtgatgaaagaaatgagatcgagaacagttttcggtatagcaaaaatacagctgctagTTAGGTCGTATTATCGAATTTTTataaacgatgtccaaaaagtcaacagagagtgtcaaggactagtattcgatgtatagaacaacccttaagtgatttcaggtTGGATcgaatggatttgaggtcaaatcaatcaatcgggcctaagtgtaattttttaaaaatgcccgagggaggtcaaaacggtaattttttgaaagtttcaagggagaaatgagaagtactaatcttaagggtcttagtgatggtgctagaaagatcagggacttgaggataagggccaaaatgcaaaagagaaattctaagagGCTAAACTGCAATTTTTAGAAAGTTGCACATGCATGGCCGATTTGGCCGTGGATTTGGCCAGAAAATCCggccatttggcagcctagggtcgtcagggagtggcctagggtggtctaggaggcgtggggaagaagtTTTGGCCAGAGATCGGCCACGTGTGGGGTcgtttttgcctataaatactgAGGGCTTTCGGCCGAATTTGAAGCACAAATCGACCTCGattttggatgattttgggagctttgatagagggcttttggtctctaggcatcaaggatcgttttgggagtgttttgaagcattttggtgagctTTTGAGGGTTGTTCGAGTTCGGCCGAGGGTTAGAAGCGGACCGCCACCGCCGACCTGTAACCAGCCATTTAGAGGCCTTGCCAGTgtcctttcggcctgaaaccggTGGGTCTAGGATCGATTCTTCAAGGGCTTTCAGACGGTACCGGTTTTGTGGCCATCAGAGCAACCCCCGGCTACCGGCTCGAGGTTGAAAACAGTGGCGTGTGACTGCCATGCGCCAGTCTTTACTTCCAGCCCACTCGCCCGCGCGTGGAGGCGCGTGCCATATAggtaatttctgatttttttttccaaaattcttagaaaattattttacgaattattatgtaaaaatatttgagaaaatagttgtatagatatttattttgaattattagagaagaaaaatatgagaaaataagaaaattaaggagaaaattatattattgggtgattagggtaccttgtggcttgaggtgaagtgactcATGCAAAGTGAGAAgagggcacgcaaatcgaggtaaaCCGCGCTTGTCAATTTGAAATTtcgtctaaaggtgagtggttctacccgaaaagactttaagtgacatgtgaatggtttactgtgagtgttcatccctgtggcttggtttattgtgatggattgtccaaacggcggttatttacacatgcattaaatttcGTACAGTAAATTTcatacatcgaaatgttgattttaagctatgcatgttatgattttcgacattggcttgttttgtgtcatCCATGtaggacgtgggttggtaacctgtgacgtagcccagaatgacagcactcgggatgcgtacctaggattaatgctaggtaaCCCATTTGGGACgaggctgagacggacttcaccctacgggacccaagtggcggggctgagagtggacaccaccccggttgttggctcaagtggcggggctgcgagtggacaccaccccaagttcttttgagcaatagcattaatgccgaggtgacgtcgattccgaggatagtgctgatgtgacactcttggggccagggttgcgttgggttttgaaatgcttttgagtaggagcataaagcctaacaatgacaatggggtgattcccgagttcatatgttgaggttgtctctcttaagcaggattggtttACCAATGGATCGGTGTGGtcgtgttgcctttagagagattacattttccccggttagggctaaatGCTGTGTGGGATTTTCTTAGGCtgggcatgtcaggatttatcggttttatgcatatgattttgcatatctgcatgaaaatatttttgaactctcacttagatgattcagcatctaatttggactatgtccctggaatattcaaatgttccaggtgaatgcagtggcgccaagggaaagaatatcatcgagatgtagcggctatgtttagttttcgtaggtttttgtccatgattacgatattcagaggttatgtaatattttgatattttcatgtgaaacatcgatttggttattgtaaaaggaattgtcagTTAAGGGAATTGTCGGTTAAATATTattgaggtttcaatcttgcttccgttgatgtgattgatattacttgtcttagtctattaattcttaaattttgatatgctaagaaggtacgatcgggattgtcgaaAAACGATTATGATAagagtatgtatatcgagagacttatgttgtatataatattaaaaaaaaatattcccgaaatctcgaggtaatgctcacttgggaaaacggggcgttacacaagATGTGCCGGGCTCCTCGATCTATCCCAATTTTGATGAATCAACAGCAAGGAAagcaagacaaaaaaaaaaaagaaatacaaaagccagaccatgtccaaaaattcttattttattaaataatggGGTTACGATGCTCGACCATTTACATAACACTAAAAGCAAAAGAAGCAAGAGCCACTCTAGGGATCGATGATAGGTTGATCTGGCTGGGTAGAAATAGAAACTTCACCAAGTTGCTCGGTGATTTCTCCTGGCTAACCCCCCGCACGGGAGGCCATCCACGACCTCCTTGGAAGGGCCACGGTAAGATTAGTCTCAAGATAGAATAACCAAACTTGCGCCAGCGCTGCATGGAAGCTTTCAAGATATTGCCTAAGGGCTTCCTTCTTTGCACGCTTGAGCACGGCTTCCAAGCAGGCAGCTTCATGACAAGTGGCATCTTGTTCGACCTTTAACGCCTCAATTATTTTTGCCAGTTCACTCGATCTCTGTCGAGCCACATTTCTTTGATCAATCACTCTCAGAAGACCGGACTCTGCCTTCCCAGCCTCTACCTCTGTCGACGCAACCTGGTTATAAAGGCCGCCCGACTCGACCCTCAATTGTGCCTCGACCCACTCCTTTACGATTTCCCAAGCCTTATCAGCCCGTTGCCTCTCCACCCCCAACTAAACTTTGACCTTCTCGGCCTCAGTCTTTTGCAACTTCGACTCCATCAACAACAAATGGGTGGTACTATCAGCGCGCAATTGTAGCAAATCTACCCATCGATACAACCCCCTCCTCTCCCAGGGCGGCAAGCCTCTTCTAATCAACATCTAGGAAGAGATGATCCGCGACAAACTTCCCTGGCCGGTGGCATGGCTCTAGAGGCTTTGGGGATTAACCTCGGCATCATCACAACCCCACAAGTTCGGCCTCAGACCACGCATCAATCGAGAGGGCATTGGCTCACCATTAGCCCGAGGGGTTCGAAGCATCAACAATCTGATTTAAGCCCGAGGGACCAACAACATCGGTAGCAAACCCAGAGCTCAAGGAGCCCAACACATCAGGAGCTTGACTCAAACTTGAAGGCCCAGGTTCGTTAGCCACCTGACGCCTCTTCTGCTAAAAAGAAGACTCTTCGACCACTAGTAGGGAGAGAGTACCAGTGGCAGCCACAAAAATTGTTCGAGCGAGAATATGACCTTTTGACTTCACAGTAGTGGCTTCCCTTTGCTTACAATCGCCTCGGAGGGCGCCCTAGCACTTTTCTCTTCCACATGCCTCGCCATCTCCTCCGCCGTCAACTTTGGCACCATTTGCCCTGAAATATGAAGCCCCAATAAGAACCATGGTTAGCAAAAACCAAACAAAGACACGTAGCAACAACGTACCCATGTATTCGGATAAAGCCTGGGGATCCGCCTCGAACTCTACGAGCTTCGCAGACTCAAGCTGGTGGGAAAACGTAAAGGCATCCGCTAGGGCTTGGCCCTCTGGACCTAAGCTCTCATACTCTGCCTCCATAGGAGGGCTCAATTCCGACTACCAACATAAGGGAAACTTCAGATGGCCATACTCATCTAAGAAAAAATTGAGTTCTTTCTCTACCGAGGCCACCTTAAAAAAGCTGTCCTTAAAATGCTTAAGGGAGGAGTGAAGGCCTTCAGCAACGACTTCCTCGTGCGTTCGGTTAGGGAAATCCAACTACCCCAGCTGACCCCCTTCCAATGATAATTGTGAAAAAAAACCCACCGTATTAGGTCTACAACCAAGAAACTCGACCAGCACCTCAAAACCACTCATGAAGTCCCAACCATTTGGATGAAGTTGTGTCGAAGCAACATTCATCGCTTGTAAAATTGAGCTCTGAAACTCGGTCAGAGGAGCCGAAGATgtagttttgaaaaaagtacCTCGTACATGTAAACAGACTCGGACTCTAAGATCGAGTGACAAACTTGTTCCTCTCCCCCACGGGGACGACAGACAAAGTTCTCCTCTCCATCCTCAGTCTAGGAGGCGAACTTCTTCCTTACCACCTTTAAAGACAAATCAGTATAAATTTTTAACGTAATACGAGCAACCTCCTTGCTTACCCAGTCATACGCGCAAGTGGAGTTCGAGGTCGAGACAGCCATCGACGAGTAGACTAGCGCAACGCCCAACCAGTCGAGAAGATTACTCGCAAGCAAGAGGAGGCAAGACAAGCGAATAGTTCAAAAATGAATGCGAGGAAAATGCATGCACGAAAGAGACGTATATTAATAAGCATCGTGCGAGACGCCCAACGAGTAAGCAACAACCAAGCGAAAGCACAGGGATACGAAGACAGGAAAAagtaaggaaaagaaaatcctAGACTGAAGGGAACCTTTATAAAGGTCACCAAGCGGCATATATGGCAGTCGAAAGCCATCTGTCACAAATATACCGCTATGAAACCGCCActtgtcactcatttaaagagCTATCAGTTACTTGTCTATAACACCCTACCTCCCTAACATAATGCCTCAAATCTCGAAACCACGTGCACCATGAACCAAAGCATGAAGAGAATTGCTTCACCATAGAGGCCAAGTTGGCTTGAGGTGTCCTTAGAACCAACATCTGTCCACGCGAGACCGTGCAACAACTCAGCCATCTATCTTGATCAGGTCCTAACGACAATTTGGCTCTCAAAAATTGGCATATACAGCAAAACTCGCCTAGACTTCCCCTCCTCTAGCTCGAATGCTCACTTCTCGAGCATCTGACCTAGGGGGCTATGAACCGTCCCGGCCTAATCTCGACCCATCTCTTATGGTCCAACCTCGACTTGATCCCAGCCTAATCTCGGCCCATCTCTCATGGCCTAATCCTGACCCAATGCTAGTCTACAGTAGCATCATTGCAATCGTATGCTTGGAACTCACACGCCCACTCAAGATCCCATTCTCATTTATTGtagatctcatccacattagtGAGGGCCCTATCGATGCCATGTTACCGTCTAGGAACCTCTATCGGTGTCGAATACTCAGTCTCATCACTCTGCAAACACACGACTCATGCATGCAGGAATACCTCTTCTCCTTCTATATGAACCCGCTCTCCTCAGAGTTAAGGTATGTTCTTCTCCCTCACTTACTG from Diospyros lotus cultivar Yz01 chromosome 8, ASM1463336v1, whole genome shotgun sequence carries:
- the LOC127808641 gene encoding subtilisin-like protease SBT5.6, encoding MNVASTQLHPNGWDFMSGFEVLVEFLGCRPNTSELSPPMEAEYESLGPEGQALADAFTFSHQLESAKLVEFEADPQALSEYMGQMVPKLTAEEMARHVEEKSARAPSEAIEWVEAQLRVESGGLYNQVASTEVEAGKAESGLLRVIDQRNVARQRSSELAKIIEALKVEQDATCHEAACLEAVLKRAKKEALRQYLESFHAALAQLLPLLLRLSSCLVSSTKPQVYIALFGEHSGEKTFHEIEESHHSYLLSVKETKEEAKASLLYSYKNTINGFAAVLTPDEASKLSELDEVKSVFPSQPGRYSLQTTRSWEFLGLEDAGKGLLNQRKKDDELLLKARYGRNVIVGLLDSGIWPESKSFEDEGMEPIPKSWEGICQTGDAFNSSHCNKKIIGARYYLRGYETHYGLLNTSLEYRSPRDKDGHGTHTSSTVGGRRVKNVAALGGFARGTASGGAPLVHLAIYKACWVVPADGKLKDTTCFDEDILAAMDDAVGDGVHVLSMSIGPNGPMPINADVTAMASFFATKRNIVVVCSAGNDGPAAKTVVNTAPWMITVGASSVDRSFLAPLWLGNGMKIEGQTISPYKLKKKMYPLVYATQVAKPDRLSNVDDAGQCLPGSLSPEKTKGKIVMCLRGNGSRVGKGVEVRGAGGVGLVLGNSPYITELAIDAHVLPATAVNSDATIKILKYINSTDKPMAYIAPARTVLHNKPAPVVAAFSGRGPNVVTPDLLKPDIIAPGLNILAAWSEESSPTNLIDDHRITKYNIISGTSMSCPHVAAAAALLRAIHPSWSSAAIRSALITTAGLENNMGTPITTESGDRARPLDYGAGHFRPTKAADPGLVYDASITDYFLFLCDNGSFVLNPAFKCFDTSPMYNLNYPSLAIAKLNGTVTVKRTVTNVGGAKSVYFSRVKTPAGFSVKVSPAVLVFRRVGEKKSFSITVKPEKDKAGTTGEDVFRSGWFIWSDGIHIVRSPMAVSLA